From the genome of Polyodon spathula isolate WHYD16114869_AA chromosome 14, ASM1765450v1, whole genome shotgun sequence, one region includes:
- the LOC121327430 gene encoding uncharacterized protein LOC121327430, translated as MGCVKRRTRSFILTGVLLAISLMPDFLEGSPIGQHQKGDEGDNENMSESGSPSMLKKLVRSRRNISWYSQHPDFWNWYKYFTEIGNQEGVNELDRVYLKYLQNRNRAEGQRSYDLYLRHLSEVYKTCANSDDPNCVTDIIAPAKPTPAKPAPIKGCDPYRDPYCQLVRVAPAPIKTPLSNHYQHSRAPVPFLSAQQASELSRICNPSDVECLQYHLRAAYGYTSEPKAPALAPSYAYLGYDPNKSVKREVYHHYPNCDPKYDPYCVPEPGHNLMAAPPSHCNPLYDDNCNPLTASMFSSPPKPECDPYYDPSCRQEYRPKDEPVSDSGCDPRYDPYCRSADPAYGESRAEPERYPMTRGKTKEGYDCYVHYDEECYPVRSSNPSHQSAASTLQDCDPYDPSCPLYYSANNPMRSPQPQSPYHSASSPEAYHPHANPGGFREGIIEPDSDCDPEYDPNCRLRRYESKPNPPAPESHHEEPQPSHDNRGDEGPSHDQPNQDPYEGRHESESATYSPYSGYEQQQEPRDEEPDHRYEDYQKK; from the exons ATGGGGTGTGTCAAACGGAGAACCCGTTCCTTCATCCTAACAGGAGTACTTCTGGCAATCTCTTTAATGCCTG ACTTTCTGGAAGGCAGCCCAATAGGCCAGCACCAGAAAGGAGATG AGGGAGACAATGAGAACATGAGTGAATCTGGATCCCCAAGCATGCTGAAAAAGCTGGTCCGCTCTAGAAGAAATATCAGCTGGTACAGCCAGCATCCAGACTTCTGGAACTGGTACAAGTACTTCACTGAAATTGGAAACCAAGAAGGA GTAAATGAGCTGGACCGGGTCTACCTGAAATACCTGCAGAACCGGAATCGGGCTGAGGGCCAGCGCTCCTATGATCTTTATCTCCGCCACTTGAGCGAAGTCTACAAAACCTGTGCAAATTCCGATGACCCAAACTGTGTCACGGACATAATTGCCCCAGCCAAACCAACCCCGGCCAAACCTGCCCCTATAAAAGGATGCGATCCATACAGAGACCCCTACTGCCAACTGGTTCGAGTAGCCCCAGCACCCATCAAAACTCCTCTTTCTAACCATTACCAGCATTCCCGAGCACCTGTGCCCTTCCTGTCTGCTCAGCAGGCAAGTGAGTTATCAAGGATTTGCAACCCCTCTGACGTTGAATGCTTGCAGTACCATCTCCGTGCTGCCTATGGCTACACGTCAGAACCCAAAGCCCCAGCCCTGGCTCCATCATATGCTTACCTAGGGTATGATCCTAACAAATCAGTGAAGAGGGAAGTGTACCACCACTACCCAAACTGTGACCCCAAGTACGACCCTTACTGTGTCCCAGAACCCGGCCATAACCTAATGGCCGCCCCACCAAGCCACTGTAACCCACTTTATGATGATAACTGCAACCCCCTCACCGCCTCTATGTTCTCCAGCCCCCCGAAGCCAGAGTGCGACCCTTACTACGATCCCAGTTGCAGACAGGAATACAGGCCCAAGGATGAGCCGGTGTCAGACTCAGGATGCGATCCTCGTTATGACCCGTACTGCCGCAGTGCTGACCCTGCTTATGGTGAATCTAGAGCGGAGCCTGAGCGCTATCCCATGACTCGGGGTAAGACAAAGGAAGGCTATGACTGCTATGTGCACTATGACGAGGAGTGCTACCCTGTCCGCAGTTCAAACCCTTCCCATCAGAGCGCTGCAAGCACCTTGCAGGACTGTGACCCTTATGACCCAAGTTGCCCCCTCTATTACAGTGCTAACAACCCCATGAGGTCACCTCAGCCACAGAGCCCCTACCACAGTGCTAGTTCCCCTGAGGCTTACCACCCCCACGCTAACCCTGGTGGCTTCAGAGAGGGCATAATTGAGCCTGACTCTGACTGCGACCCAGAGTATGACCCCAACTGCCGTCTCCGCAGGTACGAATCCAAACCCAACCCCCCTGCCCCAGAATCCCACCACGAGGAGCCCCAACCCAGTCATGACAACAGGGGGGACGAGGGCCCCAGCCATGACCAGCCCAACCAAGACCCCTATGAGGGCAGGCATGAATCTGAAAGCGCCACCTACAGTCCCTACTCGGGGTATGAGCAGCAGCAGGAACCAAGAGACGAGGAACCAGATCACAGATATGAGGACTATCAGAAAAAGTAA